GGCGCCACCCACGGCATGGGCCTGGCGGCGGTGCGCCAGGCGCTCCCGATAAATCACCTGCAACTCCACCGGCTCGGCTACCGTCAGGGAGAGGGTGGCCTCAACCAGCAGCGATTGCGGGGGCAGCTCGCATCGGCGATACGCGAAGGAAAGATCAGTCGCCGTACGGCTGACTTCCCCTTCCGGAGTGGCCAGCACCACCTCTGTCACGACACCTGCCATCTCCTGGCCTCCCGCCCCGGCGTTCATGGCTACCGCTCCCCCCAGGCTTCCGGGGATTCCCGCCATCGCCTCCATCCCCTTCAAGCCCTTTTCCACACACAATCGGATGAGGTGTGTCACCGGCAGTCCCGCTTCTGCCACCACCCGCCCATTTGCCTGAAATTGCAGCTGGCGAAGATTGGCGAGATTCAGAACGGCTCCCCGGATGCCGCCATCGCGTACGAGCAGGTTGCTGCCACTGCCGATGGCCAGCCAGGGACAGTGAGCCTCCTGCAATAATCGCAGGGCCGTCAGCACATCGTCGCGGTCCGCCGGCAGAATAAAGAGGTCGGCCGGCCCTCCCACCCGCCAGCTGGTGTGAGCGGCCATAGACTCATTTTTAAGAACCGATCCCCGCAGGGAATCCTTCAAGCTTTCAAAGAGCGATGACACCTTAGCCTTTATCCTGCAGACGCCTGGCTAATTTTTCGCCGACCTGCCAGACGTTGCCGGCCCCGAGGGTGATGACGATGTCCCCTGGCTTCACGATGGCGGCCAGATGGTCGACCACCGCATCGGCTCCGGCGATATAATGCACATCCTTGTGACCATGCCC
The sequence above is a segment of the Desulfuromonas sp. KJ2020 genome. Coding sequences within it:
- the murB gene encoding UDP-N-acetylmuramate dehydrogenase, with translation MSSLFESLKDSLRGSVLKNESMAAHTSWRVGGPADLFILPADRDDVLTALRLLQEAHCPWLAIGSGSNLLVRDGGIRGAVLNLANLRQLQFQANGRVVAEAGLPVTHLIRLCVEKGLKGMEAMAGIPGSLGGAVAMNAGAGGQEMAGVVTEVVLATPEGEVSRTATDLSFAYRRCELPPQSLLVEATLSLTVAEPVELQVIYRERLAHRRQAHAVGGANAGSVFKNPTGRQAWRLIDEAGLRGASQGGAKVSERHTNFIVNTGTAKAKDILGLIEQVRERVRACQGVNLEPEVKIIGSDELPARDEWI